A genomic region of Pseudomonas abietaniphila contains the following coding sequences:
- the cydX gene encoding cytochrome bd-I oxidase subunit CydX, which translates to MWYFAWILGVLLACSFGIINALWLEAADARARENGRDR; encoded by the coding sequence ATGTGGTATTTCGCCTGGATTCTTGGCGTATTGCTGGCCTGCAGCTTCGGCATCATCAACGCCTTGTGGCTGGAGGCTGCGGACGCCCGGGCTCGGGAGAACGGTCGTGACCGCTGA